The following are from one region of the Cetobacterium somerae genome:
- the pfkB gene encoding 1-phosphofructokinase — MIYTLTLNPALDYFLSFDSFIEGNLNTPKETYKLPGGKGINVSKILKNFNTESICLGFIGGFTGEFIKNTLNHDGLNTKFFNVNEDTRINIKINNNGLESEIAGTSPTISKENLQELLNFLKTNLKSNDILALSGSVPSSLPSSIYADIIESIPKDVKVILDTRGLPFEIALKKGVFLIKPNKDEINEFFNSNFSTTEELVEAGKKLQKLGAENVLISLGSKGSIFITQNEIFISGVPKGTLISSNGSGDSMIGGFIYGLSKSLSLKECYEIGIASGSATAFSKGLATFNTMTNLLKDIKVINL, encoded by the coding sequence ATGATATACACGTTAACTTTAAATCCTGCTTTAGATTATTTTTTATCCTTTGATTCTTTTATCGAAGGAAATTTAAACACTCCTAAAGAAACGTATAAACTTCCTGGAGGAAAAGGAATCAATGTATCTAAAATTTTAAAAAATTTTAATACAGAATCAATTTGTTTAGGATTTATTGGTGGATTTACTGGAGAATTTATAAAGAATACTTTAAATCACGATGGTTTAAATACTAAGTTTTTTAATGTTAACGAAGATACTCGTATAAATATTAAAATAAATAATAATGGACTTGAAAGTGAAATTGCAGGAACTTCTCCTACAATTTCAAAGGAAAATCTTCAAGAGTTACTAAATTTTTTAAAAACTAATCTTAAATCTAATGATATTTTAGCTCTATCTGGAAGCGTTCCATCTTCTTTACCTTCTAGTATATATGCTGATATTATTGAAAGCATTCCAAAGGATGTAAAAGTTATTTTAGATACTAGAGGTCTTCCTTTTGAAATTGCTTTAAAAAAAGGCGTGTTTTTAATAAAGCCAAACAAGGATGAAATCAATGAATTTTTCAACTCTAATTTTTCAACTACTGAAGAGTTAGTTGAAGCTGGTAAAAAATTACAAAAGTTGGGAGCTGAAAATGTTTTAATATCCTTAGGTTCTAAAGGATCTATTTTTATAACACAAAATGAAATTTTTATAAGTGGTGTTCCTAAAGGTACTCTTATTAGTTCAAATGGTTCTGGAGATTCAATGATTGGTGGATTTATATATGGTCTTAGCAAATCTTTATCTTTAAAAGAATGCTATGAGATTGGAATTGCTTCTGGAAGTGCTACTGCTTTTTCTAAAGGATTAGCAACTTTTAATACTATGACAAATTTATTAAAAGATATTAAAGTTATTAATTTATAA
- a CDS encoding DeoR/GlpR family DNA-binding transcription regulator, protein MLNIERENSILELLKQKEVIKIQEIVEFLNISEATARRDLASLEKKELVKRVHGGAILNNSLDTTKDFNIQYRRNLNRVEKEKIAKYAASLIKRDSYIFLDAGTTTLCMIKYLKNLNIKVVTNGLNLIDELEKYEIESYLIGGKIKSKTSCTVGFSAAQYIKTFNFQYAFIGVNAITLDGYSTPDFEEALIKSEAINKSTDTFFLCDHSKIGKSSFTIFSTLDKGTLITDKPLSKEYKNIVKVEVVK, encoded by the coding sequence ATGTTGAATATAGAAAGAGAAAATTCTATTTTAGAACTTTTAAAACAAAAAGAGGTTATAAAAATCCAAGAAATCGTTGAATTTTTAAATATTTCAGAAGCTACTGCTCGAAGAGATTTAGCTTCTTTAGAAAAAAAAGAACTTGTTAAAAGAGTTCACGGTGGAGCTATCTTAAATAACTCTTTAGATACTACAAAGGATTTTAACATCCAATACAGAAGAAATCTTAATAGAGTGGAAAAAGAAAAAATTGCTAAATATGCCGCAAGTTTAATTAAGAGAGATTCCTATATTTTCTTAGATGCTGGAACAACAACTCTTTGTATGATTAAGTATTTGAAAAATCTTAATATTAAAGTTGTAACAAACGGATTAAATTTAATAGATGAATTGGAAAAATATGAAATTGAAAGTTACTTAATAGGCGGTAAAATTAAAAGTAAAACTAGCTGTACTGTTGGATTTTCAGCAGCTCAATATATAAAAACTTTTAATTTTCAATATGCTTTTATTGGTGTTAATGCTATTACTTTAGATGGATATAGCACACCTGACTTTGAAGAAGCTCTTATTAAAAGTGAAGCTATTAATAAAAGTACGGATACTTTTTTTCTTTGTGACCATTCAAAAATTGGGAAAAGTAGTTTTACTATTTTTTCTACTTTAGATAAAGGGACTTTAATTACAGATAAGCCACTTTCTAAAGAATATAAAAATATAGTAAAAGTGGAGGTAGTAAAATGA
- a CDS encoding NUDIX hydrolase yields the protein MNIDFTEKIIGKEKYFNSAVIALVIEKNDKKYFLFEKRARGVRQGGDVSFPGGKIEVGETSLEAALRECNEEIGIVGVDVKGKIGTLIIPSGIMVEAFLGIIEEKKLRELKINEDEVEECFLVPIDFFKKNPPRIEKLEVETKPYYYENGEKFVFPAVELNLPKMYHTPWKSSPREVYIYIYEDKVIWGLTAEIIKEAIKYL from the coding sequence ATGAATATAGATTTTACAGAAAAAATAATTGGGAAGGAAAAATATTTTAATTCAGCTGTGATAGCATTAGTTATTGAAAAAAATGACAAGAAATATTTTTTGTTTGAAAAAAGAGCTAGAGGAGTAAGGCAAGGAGGAGATGTATCTTTTCCAGGTGGAAAAATAGAAGTAGGCGAAACTAGTTTAGAAGCGGCATTAAGAGAGTGTAATGAGGAAATTGGTATAGTTGGAGTAGATGTTAAAGGAAAAATAGGTACATTAATTATACCATCAGGGATAATGGTAGAAGCTTTTTTAGGTATTATAGAAGAGAAAAAATTAAGGGAATTAAAAATAAATGAGGATGAGGTCGAAGAGTGTTTTTTAGTCCCTATTGATTTCTTTAAAAAAAATCCTCCAAGAATTGAAAAATTAGAAGTAGAAACTAAGCCTTATTATTATGAAAATGGGGAGAAATTTGTATTTCCAGCAGTGGAATTAAATTTACCTAAAATGTATCACACACCTTGGAAGAGTTCTCCAAGAGAGGTTTATATTTATATTTATGAAGATAAGGTTATATGGGGATTAACAGCAGAGATTATAAAAGAAGCTATAAAATATTTATAA
- the citX gene encoding citrate lyase holo-[acyl-carrier protein] synthase translates to MFNLEEFLLMREKRVEIQNEVIENFKNPILVLRANYPGEEKNSFVAKYIIEIIKDEILEIFNSQIIYSKKIESIEGPTYIYSINYSGKNIKKIAMEIEESHILGRCVDIDVFDNNGYPFSRKDFGGEKRQCLLCNDMAFVCARTKKHTQKEIQIAIEKRLEEYLNSEKNKIEIINTFSNLALKSIILEVSASPSFGLVSPHTNGSHEDMDFFTFIDSGFSLNNYFKKVVNAGYSPLSVDLIFKKIRFMGKIAEDDMFLATHNVNTHKGMIFLMGITAALGAKAKYENLSFNDISSLIKEMCRDILKDFNNIHKKSSLTHGEKLYIKHGVVGVRGIVKNGLDIIFNNSVKIFEKSLISGEHINHAMIRTLIFLMSNLEDTTILHRHDIEILNFVKLKAKDLHLKFNNNSLDINLLTEIEKEFIEKRISPGGAADLLAITMFLYFIKPYF, encoded by the coding sequence ATGTTTAATTTAGAAGAATTTTTATTAATGAGAGAAAAAAGAGTAGAGATTCAAAATGAGGTTATTGAAAATTTTAAAAATCCTATTTTAGTCTTGAGAGCTAACTATCCTGGAGAGGAAAAGAATAGTTTTGTTGCTAAATATATTATTGAAATTATAAAAGATGAAATTTTAGAAATTTTCAACTCACAAATTATATATTCAAAAAAAATTGAATCCATCGAAGGGCCTACATATATATATTCAATTAATTATTCTGGTAAAAATATAAAAAAAATTGCCATGGAAATTGAAGAATCTCATATTTTAGGTCGATGTGTTGATATTGATGTTTTCGATAATAACGGCTATCCATTTTCTAGAAAAGACTTTGGTGGAGAAAAAAGACAATGTCTTCTTTGCAATGATATGGCCTTTGTTTGTGCTAGAACTAAAAAACATACCCAAAAAGAGATTCAAATAGCTATTGAAAAGAGACTAGAAGAATACTTAAATTCTGAGAAAAATAAAATTGAGATAATAAACACTTTCTCAAATCTAGCATTAAAATCAATTATCTTAGAAGTTTCTGCTTCACCATCTTTTGGATTAGTTTCTCCTCATACTAATGGCTCCCATGAAGATATGGATTTTTTCACCTTTATCGACAGTGGATTTTCTTTAAATAATTACTTTAAAAAAGTTGTAAATGCAGGATATTCGCCCTTATCAGTTGATTTAATTTTTAAGAAAATAAGATTTATGGGAAAAATTGCTGAAGATGATATGTTTTTAGCTACTCATAACGTTAATACACACAAGGGAATGATTTTCTTAATGGGTATTACTGCCGCTTTAGGTGCTAAAGCAAAGTATGAAAATTTATCATTTAATGATATTTCTTCTTTAATAAAAGAGATGTGTCGAGATATTTTAAAAGACTTTAATAATATTCATAAAAAATCTTCTCTTACTCATGGAGAAAAGCTATATATTAAACATGGAGTGGTTGGTGTAAGAGGAATTGTAAAAAATGGTTTAGATATTATTTTTAATAACTCCGTTAAAATTTTTGAAAAATCTTTAATTTCTGGTGAGCATATTAATCATGCAATGATTAGAACACTTATATTTTTAATGAGTAATTTAGAAGATACAACCATTTTACACAGACACGATATTGAAATTCTAAATTTTGTAAAACTTAAAGCTAAAGATTTGCATTTAAAATTTAATAATAACTCTTTAGATATAAATTTATTAACTGAAATTGAAAAAGAATTTATAGAAAAAAGAATCAGTCCAGGTGGAGCTGCTGACCTTCTTGCGATTACAATGTTTTTATACTTTATAAAACCATATTTTTAA
- the citC gene encoding [citrate (pro-3S)-lyase] ligase: MNIETLNLNSSYQKNELKEFLKKFQLNFDETIDYSLVIRKNEEIVATASKSKNIIKCFAIDDSLRGEGVTNTLVTTLLNKSFDQGIFHTFVFTKPSNEDIFKGVGFKPISKTDKVALLEIGMNSIDKTIDKMKSQLAWEENSNNGLLIMNCNPFTLGHQFLIETAAKKMDNILVLVVEEDKSSFPFLDRITLVKKGTEHLTNVTVLPSTEYVISSATFPNYFLRKEDDSLVEFMKLDTKVTAEHFCKKLNISTRFVGEEPFCEVTKKYNDTMIETFKEFNLKVCIIPRKEMEHCAISASQVRALLKEDKLNEVKNLVPYSTYEYLISEKGKEITERIKNSNSVH; the protein is encoded by the coding sequence ATGAATATAGAAACACTAAATTTAAATAGTAGCTATCAGAAAAATGAACTTAAGGAGTTTTTAAAAAAGTTTCAATTAAATTTTGATGAAACTATCGATTACTCTTTAGTTATTAGAAAAAATGAGGAAATTGTCGCAACAGCCTCTAAAAGTAAAAATATAATAAAATGCTTTGCTATAGATGATTCTTTAAGAGGTGAAGGGGTTACAAACACTCTTGTTACAACGCTTCTTAACAAATCTTTTGATCAAGGAATTTTTCATACTTTTGTTTTTACAAAACCTTCAAATGAAGATATTTTTAAAGGTGTTGGATTTAAACCAATTTCAAAAACTGATAAAGTAGCACTTCTTGAAATTGGAATGAACTCTATTGATAAAACTATTGATAAAATGAAATCACAATTAGCTTGGGAAGAAAATAGCAATAATGGTCTTCTTATAATGAATTGCAATCCTTTCACTTTAGGTCATCAGTTTCTTATTGAAACTGCTGCTAAAAAAATGGATAATATTTTAGTTTTAGTTGTTGAAGAGGATAAATCTTCTTTTCCATTTTTAGATAGAATTACTCTAGTAAAAAAAGGAACAGAGCATTTAACAAATGTAACTGTTCTACCTAGTACAGAATATGTTATATCTTCAGCTACATTTCCTAATTACTTTTTAAGAAAAGAAGACGATTCTTTAGTTGAATTTATGAAATTAGATACTAAAGTAACTGCTGAACACTTTTGCAAAAAACTAAATATTTCAACTAGATTTGTTGGTGAAGAACCGTTTTGTGAAGTAACTAAAAAATACAATGATACTATGATTGAAACTTTTAAAGAATTTAATTTAAAAGTTTGTATTATTCCAAGAAAAGAGATGGAGCATTGTGCTATAAGTGCCTCACAAGTTCGTGCTCTTTTAAAAGAAGATAAATTAAATGAAGTTAAGAATTTAGTTCCATATTCTACTTATGAATACTTAATTTCAGAAAAAGGGAAGGAGATTACAGAGAGAATCAAAAATTCTAACTCTGTTCACTAA
- a CDS encoding chorismate mutase, with translation MIKITRDINKLREEIDKIDKKIVELILNRMNIVHQVGVTKSKDNSRIYVPEREVAIYKKLSTFSGIKTDEIQSFYTEIISFCRKLEGVLNVGIKYNALSLVGLKKIFGEYVNPVVINQFEELNLDSVKYILAPFSKEIIDFIENNNWFLINKVNLNKEILYLFSSYNNSLFKDNDITYILHNSIISKEYIKVDSDLFINLIPFKNLKDFENLNVKILGTIPSI, from the coding sequence GTGATTAAAATTACACGTGATATTAATAAATTAAGAGAAGAAATTGATAAAATAGATAAAAAAATTGTAGAGTTAATTCTGAACAGAATGAATATTGTTCACCAAGTTGGTGTAACAAAATCAAAAGACAACAGCCGTATATATGTTCCAGAAAGAGAGGTTGCTATTTATAAAAAATTAAGTACCTTTTCAGGAATTAAAACTGATGAAATCCAAAGTTTTTATACTGAAATTATATCTTTTTGTCGAAAACTTGAAGGCGTACTAAATGTAGGTATAAAATACAACGCTTTATCTTTAGTTGGATTAAAAAAAATTTTTGGAGAATATGTCAATCCTGTTGTTATTAATCAGTTTGAAGAACTGAATTTAGATTCTGTTAAATATATTTTAGCTCCATTTTCTAAAGAAATTATAGATTTTATCGAAAACAATAACTGGTTCCTTATTAATAAAGTTAATTTAAATAAAGAGATTTTATATTTATTTTCCTCTTATAATAATTCTCTTTTTAAAGATAATGATATAACTTATATTTTACATAATAGTATAATTTCTAAAGAGTATATAAAAGTTGATTCAGATCTTTTTATAAATTTAATTCCATTTAAAAACTTAAAAGATTTTGAAAATTTAAATGTTAAAATCTTAGGTACTATACCTAGCATATAA
- the accD gene encoding acetyl-CoA carboxylase, carboxyltransferase subunit beta, with protein MKFFSLNKKKYATLTVKENKSENKKVEEKEEKIIKKTKITGLWEKCPECHEIVYKNDIEQNLQKCPHCDYYFSMSAKERIALLIDEGTFQEMDKNLTSENPLDFPGYTEKYEAAVEKTGMLEGVVAGIGDIFGIKVSIAVMDFDFLGGSMGSVVGEKITRAIERGIKFKVPVVVVSSSGGARMHEGILSLMQMAKTSAALEKLREVGVPFISIPVNPTTGGVTASFAMLGDIIMTEPDALIGFAGQRVIEQTIKQKLPNGFQRSEFLQECGMVDVITKREDMKRTLHKVLDNII; from the coding sequence ATGAAGTTTTTTTCTTTGAATAAAAAAAAGTATGCGACTTTAACTGTTAAAGAAAATAAATCAGAAAATAAAAAAGTTGAAGAAAAAGAGGAAAAAATAATAAAGAAAACAAAAATAACAGGACTTTGGGAAAAATGTCCAGAGTGTCATGAGATTGTTTATAAAAATGATATTGAACAAAATTTACAAAAATGTCCACATTGTGACTACTATTTCTCAATGAGTGCTAAGGAGAGAATTGCTCTTCTAATAGATGAGGGAACTTTCCAAGAGATGGATAAAAATTTAACTTCAGAAAATCCACTAGATTTTCCAGGATACACAGAAAAATATGAAGCAGCAGTAGAAAAAACAGGAATGTTAGAGGGTGTTGTAGCAGGAATTGGAGATATTTTTGGAATAAAAGTAAGTATAGCTGTTATGGATTTCGATTTCTTAGGTGGAAGTATGGGATCTGTAGTAGGAGAAAAAATCACAAGAGCAATAGAAAGAGGAATAAAGTTTAAAGTTCCAGTAGTTGTAGTATCTTCATCTGGAGGAGCTAGAATGCATGAAGGAATACTTTCACTTATGCAAATGGCAAAAACTTCAGCAGCATTAGAAAAATTAAGAGAAGTAGGAGTTCCTTTTATTTCTATTCCAGTAAATCCAACAACAGGAGGAGTAACAGCTTCATTTGCAATGTTAGGAGATATAATTATGACAGAGCCAGATGCTTTAATAGGATTTGCAGGACAAAGAGTAATTGAGCAAACAATAAAGCAAAAATTACCAAATGGATTCCAAAGAAGTGAATTTTTACAAGAGTGTGGAATGGTTGATGTTATAACAAAAAGAGAGGATATGAAGAGAACTCTTCATAAAGTTTTAGATAATATAATCTAG
- a CDS encoding acetyl-CoA carboxylase carboxyltransferase subunit alpha: MKFNSEILDLETKIVELKNFSKEKNIDLSLEIEKLSKQRDEYLKAAYEDLTDWDRVAIARHPERPYTLDYIENMTTDFIELHGDRLCKDDAAIVGGLCKIDGKKVMIVGHQKGRTIEENIFRNFGMASPEGYRKALRLFKMAERFSIPIVNLIDTAGAYPGIEAEKHGQGEAIARNLLEMAGLKVPIISVVIGEGGSGGALALGVADKVYMLENSVYSVISPEGCAAILYKDSSKASEAANNLKISGHSLQSLGIIDGIVKEPLGGAHRDYKCAANDLKSVILSSLLELSKLDVDTLLKNRYNKFRKMGSFTEKTI, from the coding sequence ATGAAATTTAATAGTGAAATTTTAGATTTAGAAACTAAAATAGTAGAACTTAAAAATTTTTCAAAAGAAAAAAATATAGATTTAAGCTTAGAGATAGAAAAACTTTCAAAACAAAGAGATGAATATTTAAAAGCTGCGTATGAAGACTTAACAGATTGGGATAGAGTAGCCATAGCTCGTCATCCAGAAAGACCATATACATTAGATTATATAGAAAATATGACAACAGATTTTATAGAGCTTCATGGAGATAGATTATGTAAAGATGATGCTGCAATAGTTGGAGGTCTTTGCAAAATAGATGGAAAAAAAGTTATGATTGTAGGACATCAAAAAGGAAGAACTATTGAAGAGAATATCTTTAGAAATTTTGGAATGGCAAGTCCTGAAGGATATAGAAAGGCCCTAAGATTATTTAAAATGGCTGAAAGATTCTCAATTCCTATAGTAAACTTAATAGATACAGCAGGGGCATACCCTGGGATAGAAGCAGAAAAACATGGACAAGGAGAGGCTATTGCTAGAAACTTATTGGAAATGGCAGGCTTAAAAGTACCAATAATTTCTGTTGTAATAGGTGAAGGAGGGTCAGGAGGTGCTTTAGCATTAGGAGTAGCAGATAAAGTTTATATGTTAGAAAATTCAGTTTATTCTGTAATATCTCCAGAAGGATGTGCGGCAATTCTTTATAAAGATTCTTCTAAAGCCTCAGAAGCAGCAAATAACTTAAAAATATCAGGTCATAGTTTACAAAGTTTAGGTATAATTGACGGTATAGTTAAGGAACCTCTAGGAGGAGCTCACAGAGATTATAAGTGTGCAGCAAATGATCTAAAAAGTGTTATTTTATCATCACTTTTAGAGTTATCTAAATTAGATGTAGATACTTTACTAAAAAATAGATATAATAAGTTTAGAAAAATGGGAAGTTTTACAGAGAAAACAATCTAA
- the pfkA gene encoding 6-phosphofructokinase — protein MKKIAVLTSGGDAPGMNAAVRAVAKVALAKGMEVYGVRRGYLGMVHDEIFQMNGSHVSGIIDRGGTVLLTARCLEFKDPKFRAIAAENLKKRGIEGIVVVGGDGSYRGADLLSKEHGFKVVGLPGTIDNDIIGTDYTIGFDTCLNTILDAMSKLRDTATSHERTILMEVMGRHAGDLALHATLAGGGDGVLIPEIEEPIEMLAYQIKERRRQGKLHDIVLVAEGVGSVFEIEKQLKEKVTTEVRSVVLAHVQRGGTPSGFDRVLATKMGAKAVELLEAGEGGVMVGIESNELVTHPISFAWEGKRKYDIRKDYELALTLCK, from the coding sequence ATGAAAAAAATAGCTGTTTTAACAAGTGGAGGAGACGCTCCTGGAATGAACGCTGCAGTAAGAGCGGTAGCTAAAGTAGCCTTAGCAAAAGGGATGGAAGTATACGGAGTAAGAAGAGGATATTTAGGAATGGTTCACGATGAGATATTCCAAATGAATGGAAGCCATGTATCTGGAATTATTGATAGAGGTGGAACAGTTCTTTTAACAGCTAGATGTTTAGAGTTTAAAGATCCAAAATTCAGAGCAATAGCTGCAGAGAATTTAAAGAAAAGAGGAATTGAAGGTATTGTAGTTGTAGGAGGAGATGGATCTTATAGAGGTGCTGATTTATTATCTAAAGAGCACGGATTTAAGGTTGTAGGATTACCTGGAACAATAGACAATGATATAATAGGAACAGACTATACAATAGGTTTTGACACATGTTTAAATACAATACTAGATGCTATGTCAAAATTAAGAGATACAGCAACTTCACATGAAAGAACAATATTAATGGAAGTAATGGGAAGACATGCAGGAGATTTAGCTCTTCATGCTACATTAGCAGGTGGAGGAGACGGAGTTTTAATTCCTGAAATAGAGGAACCAATTGAGATGTTGGCTTATCAAATTAAAGAGAGAAGAAGACAAGGGAAGTTACACGATATAGTTTTAGTAGCTGAAGGTGTTGGAAGTGTTTTTGAAATTGAAAAGCAATTAAAAGAGAAAGTAACAACAGAGGTAAGAAGTGTAGTTTTAGCTCACGTTCAAAGAGGTGGAACTCCATCAGGATTTGATAGAGTTTTAGCAACTAAAATGGGAGCAAAAGCAGTTGAGCTTCTTGAAGCAGGAGAAGGTGGAGTTATGGTAGGAATTGAAAGTAATGAATTAGTAACTCATCCAATTTCATTTGCTTGGGAAGGTAAAAGAAAATATGATATTAGAAAAGATTATGAATTAGCATTAACACTTTGTAAATAG